In Scytonema millei VB511283, a single window of DNA contains:
- a CDS encoding ATP-dependent 6-phosphofructokinase: MQKRIGILTSGGDCPGLNCAIRAVVSHAKLQHDWEVLGIPYATQGLLERKATLLNLHGLDLRGIDPLLSMGGTILGSINKGDTLAHASEIIASYRALALDALIAIGGDGSLAILHQLACQGNWNLIAIPKTIDNDVALTERAIGFDTAVNTIVDALNRLTFTAASHDRVMVVEVMGRTAGHLALHAGIAGGADCILIPEIPYSIGGVCHQISQLRDRWGRKFAIVVVAEGAKTANDSSIAETQNLASLECGMGQYIANQIKLYNLADRLDVRVSILGHIQRGGIPSALDRLTATAFGKAAVDLIAREQYGQMVAWQNGRVVDIPIANVVTRSPLPVAPDNYLVQTARCMGIYVGDG, from the coding sequence ATGCAAAAACGAATTGGTATTTTGACCAGTGGTGGTGACTGCCCTGGGTTGAATTGTGCGATTCGGGCTGTTGTCAGCCATGCTAAGTTACAACATGATTGGGAAGTGCTGGGGATTCCTTACGCCACTCAAGGGTTGTTGGAGCGTAAGGCGACGTTACTGAATTTGCATGGTTTAGATTTACGCGGTATCGATCCTTTACTCAGTATGGGTGGCACGATTTTAGGATCGATCAACAAAGGAGACACGTTAGCTCATGCGAGTGAAATTATTGCTAGTTATCGGGCGTTGGCGTTAGATGCCTTAATTGCGATCGGTGGCGATGGTAGTCTCGCCATTCTCCACCAACTCGCTTGTCAAGGAAACTGGAATCTCATCGCGATTCCCAAGACAATCGATAACGATGTGGCACTTACGGAACGAGCAATTGGGTTTGATACGGCTGTCAATACGATTGTTGATGCTTTGAATCGCTTGACTTTTACCGCTGCTAGTCACGATCGCGTCATGGTTGTGGAAGTTATGGGACGCACAGCAGGGCATTTAGCACTTCATGCTGGAATTGCAGGCGGGGCAGATTGTATTTTAATTCCCGAAATTCCCTATTCTATTGGGGGAGTTTGCCATCAAATTAGTCAACTGCGCGATCGCTGGGGGCGCAAATTTGCGATCGTTGTTGTTGCTGAAGGTGCTAAAACTGCCAACGATAGTTCTATTGCAGAAACACAAAATCTTGCGTCTCTGGAGTGCGGCATGGGACAGTATATTGCCAATCAAATTAAGCTTTACAACCTTGCCGATCGCCTTGACGTTCGGGTTTCAATTTTAGGACATATCCAGCGCGGTGGTATACCATCAGCTTTAGACCGCTTGACAGCAACAGCTTTTGGTAAGGCAGCAGTAGATTTAATTGCGCGGGAACAATACGGTCAAATGGTGGCTTGGCAAAATGGACGAGTTGTAGATATTCCAATCGCCAATGTTGTCACTCGAAGTCCTTTGCCTGTAGCACCCGATAACTATCTCGTACAAACCGCTCGCTGTATGGGGATTTATGTGGGGGATGGATAA
- the hypD gene encoding hydrogenase formation protein HypD: MKFVNEYRDADAADRYARAIAAITTQPWTIMEICGGQTHSIVKFGIDELLPPEITLIHGPGCPVCVTPVELVDKAIAIATQPEVIFCSFGDMLRVPGSRGVEEREKDLLAVKATGGDIRIVYSPLDALKIAQTHPHKQVVFFAVGFETTAPATAMAVYQAARQEVKNFSLLVSHVLVPPAMEAILASPHNRVQGFLAAGHVCTVMGYTQYEPLVQKYCVPIVVTGFEPLDILQGVYMCVQQLESGRSQLENQYARSVRRNGNETAQQLMQEVFKIVSRQWRGIGEIPQSGLGLRDKYAQFDAQKRFDISNYAISEALLFQSITESTECMSGQILQGIKKPHECPAFGDRCTPEHPLGAPMVSSEGACAAYYRYRQWM; encoded by the coding sequence ATGAAGTTCGTTAACGAATACCGAGATGCTGATGCTGCCGATCGATACGCACGGGCGATCGCTGCCATTACTACTCAACCTTGGACGATTATGGAGATCTGCGGTGGTCAGACCCATTCTATTGTCAAATTTGGCATAGATGAACTGTTACCCCCAGAAATTACCTTAATTCACGGTCCTGGTTGTCCCGTCTGCGTCACGCCTGTGGAATTAGTAGACAAGGCGATCGCGATCGCAACGCAACCCGAAGTTATTTTCTGTTCGTTTGGAGATATGTTGCGAGTTCCAGGGAGCAGGGGAGTAGAGGAGAGGGAGAAAGATTTGCTGGCGGTTAAGGCAACGGGAGGAGATATTCGCATTGTCTATTCTCCGCTCGATGCGCTCAAAATCGCTCAAACTCATCCACACAAACAAGTCGTTTTCTTCGCTGTGGGGTTTGAAACGACTGCACCCGCTACAGCGATGGCGGTTTACCAAGCTGCGCGACAGGAAGTTAAAAATTTCTCCTTACTGGTTTCTCACGTATTAGTTCCGCCAGCAATGGAGGCGATTCTTGCCTCACCTCACAATCGAGTCCAAGGATTTTTAGCTGCTGGTCATGTCTGCACGGTGATGGGATACACCCAGTACGAACCGCTCGTACAGAAATATTGCGTTCCAATTGTCGTCACGGGTTTTGAACCGCTAGACATCCTCCAAGGGGTGTATATGTGCGTTCAGCAGTTAGAATCGGGGCGATCGCAACTGGAGAATCAGTACGCTCGTTCGGTGCGGCGCAATGGGAATGAAACTGCTCAACAATTGATGCAGGAAGTATTTAAAATCGTATCGAGGCAATGGCGCGGGATTGGTGAAATTCCTCAAAGTGGGTTGGGTTTACGCGATAAATATGCCCAATTTGATGCCCAAAAGCGTTTTGATATTTCTAACTACGCGATAAGCGAAGCATTGCTCTTTCAGAGCATCACGGAATCTACCGAATGTATGAGCGGACAGATCTTGCAAGGCATCAAAAAACCTCACGAATGCCCTGCTTTTGGCGATCGCTGTACGCCAGAACACCCTCTAGGTGCGCCGATGGTTTCCTCAGAAGGGGCTTGTGCGGCATATTATCGTTATCGGCAGTGGATGTAA
- the hypE gene encoding hydrogenase expression/formation protein HypE, producing the protein MSEPKDFIVSCPIPIDKYPRVLLAHGGGGRLMHQLIEQMFLATFSHSDRPPHDAAEIHLTSHRIAFTTDSYVVQPLFFPGGDIGMLAVNGTVNDLAMSGARPLYLSAGFILEEGLSMETLWRVVRSMQQAAQTANVQIVTGDTKVVDRGKGDGIFINTAGVGIIEHDQAITPQSIQPGDVLLLNGDLGRHGIAIMTQREGLAFETTIESDAAPLASLILELLKAGIKIHCLRDLTRGGLSSALNEIAQAACVKIEINENAIPISEEVQGACEILGFDPLYVANEGRFVAFVPPEFAQKAIEIMRSHPLGKSAQIIGSVTERKTSGLVTMKSKIGAQRIVDMLSGEQLPRIC; encoded by the coding sequence GTGAGCGAACCTAAAGACTTTATCGTGTCTTGTCCGATTCCAATTGACAAATACCCTCGCGTTCTACTGGCGCATGGGGGTGGTGGAAGGTTGATGCATCAATTAATCGAGCAGATGTTTTTGGCAACATTTAGCCATAGCGATCGCCCGCCACATGATGCTGCCGAAATTCACCTCACAAGTCACAGAATTGCTTTTACAACTGATTCCTATGTAGTTCAACCCCTATTCTTTCCAGGCGGTGATATCGGAATGCTGGCAGTTAACGGCACTGTCAACGATCTGGCAATGAGCGGAGCGCGTCCGCTGTATTTAAGTGCTGGGTTTATTTTGGAAGAAGGACTATCAATGGAAACGCTTTGGCGGGTGGTGCGATCGATGCAACAAGCAGCCCAAACAGCCAACGTGCAGATCGTGACTGGCGATACAAAGGTTGTGGATCGAGGCAAGGGAGACGGCATTTTCATCAATACAGCTGGTGTAGGAATTATCGAGCATGACCAGGCAATTACTCCCCAATCAATTCAGCCTGGGGATGTGTTGCTGCTTAATGGCGATCTCGGTCGTCACGGCATTGCGATTATGACCCAGAGAGAAGGTTTAGCTTTTGAAACTACCATCGAGAGCGATGCAGCACCGCTAGCAAGTCTAATTTTGGAACTGCTAAAAGCTGGAATCAAAATTCATTGTTTGCGCGATCTGACCCGTGGTGGTTTATCGAGCGCCCTGAATGAAATTGCCCAAGCTGCCTGCGTCAAAATTGAAATTAATGAAAATGCCATCCCCATAAGTGAAGAAGTGCAAGGAGCGTGTGAAATCCTCGGTTTCGATCCGCTGTATGTTGCAAACGAAGGAAGATTCGTTGCTTTTGTGCCACCAGAATTTGCTCAAAAAGCAATAGAAATTATGCGATCGCATCCTTTAGGAAAATCCGCTCAAATTATTGGCAGTGTTACCGAACGCAAAACATCCGGTCTTGTCACGATGAAGAGTAAAATTGGCGCTCAACGCATTGTCGATATGTTAAGCGGAGAACAACTACCACGAATTTGCTAA
- a CDS encoding DUF456 domain-containing protein, with amino-acid sequence MLTLYWLLVALMVVGVIGAVVPGIPGTSLILVAIAIWGVVQGSFGSIAVPLIVTVVVLALSVGIDLLATFWGAKRAGASKWGQIGAVVGLLLGIFGLLPALPFGGPLLGILLGPLLGAIIGEYIYQRNLKRALKAGVGIVVGSLVGNLIQGLLAIVAVGFFLYATLPQVMG; translated from the coding sequence ATGCTAACTCTCTATTGGTTATTAGTTGCCCTTATGGTTGTCGGTGTGATTGGGGCAGTGGTTCCAGGGATTCCTGGAACGAGTTTGATTTTGGTGGCGATCGCAATTTGGGGTGTGGTGCAAGGTTCTTTTGGTAGCATTGCCGTACCTCTAATTGTGACGGTGGTGGTGTTAGCGCTTAGCGTCGGCATCGATCTGCTGGCTACCTTCTGGGGAGCGAAACGCGCTGGAGCCAGTAAATGGGGACAGATTGGTGCGGTTGTTGGTTTGCTGTTGGGGATTTTTGGTTTATTGCCTGCTTTGCCGTTTGGTGGTCCCTTGTTAGGAATTTTGCTCGGACCTTTGTTAGGAGCAATTATCGGCGAGTATATTTATCAGCGCAATTTGAAACGAGCTTTGAAAGCTGGAGTCGGAATTGTAGTCGGTTCTCTGGTGGGAAATTTAATTCAGGGGTTATTGGCGATCGTGGCAGTGGGCTTTTTTCTCTATGCCACGCTACCACAAGTGATGGGATGA
- a CDS encoding cofactor assembly of complex C subunit B produces MAKPDPNRVIRLIPLVVGGLGAVLLLVNRLLTPELTVTQARSDVLGAIVSAVLILTGLLWQQVAPRLPDAVELVGEQKFELAPDLPETVKTELAWASYLLLTNTVTRSLIVFYQGKVLLRRGILPEKVEVTPGAIVQRVLEKHKPVYLVALSVYPGRFEFDYLPDNTQGVICQPIGQQGVLILGANAPRSYTKQDETWIAGIADKLDVTLFREQGAGSRE; encoded by the coding sequence ATGGCTAAACCAGATCCAAATCGAGTTATACGGCTAATACCCCTCGTGGTAGGAGGATTAGGTGCTGTGTTGCTGTTGGTCAATCGGTTGCTGACACCGGAACTGACGGTGACTCAGGCACGGTCGGATGTTTTGGGGGCAATTGTCAGTGCGGTGTTAATTTTGACTGGATTGCTTTGGCAGCAAGTCGCACCGCGCCTGCCGGATGCCGTAGAACTCGTGGGCGAGCAAAAGTTCGAGTTGGCTCCAGACTTGCCCGAAACAGTTAAGACAGAACTAGCATGGGCATCTTATCTGTTATTGACAAATACCGTCACGCGATCGCTCATCGTGTTTTATCAAGGAAAAGTTTTGCTGCGGCGCGGCATTTTACCAGAGAAAGTCGAAGTGACTCCAGGGGCGATCGTCCAACGGGTGCTGGAAAAACACAAACCAGTTTACTTGGTTGCTTTGAGCGTTTACCCAGGACGATTTGAATTTGACTACTTGCCGGACAACACCCAAGGAGTCATTTGTCAACCCATCGGTCAGCAAGGCGTACTGATCTTGGGTGCAAATGCTCCTCGCAGCTATACCAAGCAAGACGAAACCTGGATCGCTGGTATTGCTGACAAGTTAGACGTTACCCTTTTTAGGGAGCAGGGAGCAGGGAGCAGGGAGTAG
- the rpaB gene encoding response regulator transcription factor RpaB: protein MESHKEKILVVDDEASIRRILETRLSMIGYDVVTAADGEEALDTFRKADPDLVVLDVMMPKLDGYGVCQELRKESDVPIIMLTALGDVADRITGLELGADDYVVKPFSPKELEARIRSVLRRVDKTGASGIPSSGVIQVGSIKIDTNKRQVYKGDERIRLTGMEFSLLELLVSRSGEAFSRSEILQEVWGYTPERHVDTRVVDVHISRLRAKLEDDPSNPELILTARGTGYLFQRIIEPGEE from the coding sequence TTGGAAAGTCATAAAGAAAAAATCCTAGTCGTGGACGACGAAGCCAGCATTCGGCGGATCTTAGAAACGCGGCTGTCGATGATTGGTTACGATGTCGTGACAGCAGCAGACGGCGAGGAAGCTTTGGATACATTTCGCAAAGCCGATCCAGATTTGGTTGTCTTGGACGTGATGATGCCGAAGTTAGATGGCTACGGCGTGTGTCAAGAGCTACGCAAGGAATCAGATGTACCAATTATTATGCTAACAGCCCTGGGCGATGTCGCCGATCGGATCACCGGACTGGAATTAGGTGCGGATGATTACGTAGTCAAGCCATTTTCCCCGAAAGAACTGGAAGCACGCATTCGCTCGGTATTGCGACGGGTAGATAAAACAGGTGCTTCGGGAATTCCTAGCTCTGGCGTGATCCAAGTAGGAAGTATCAAAATTGACACGAACAAGCGACAGGTTTACAAAGGAGACGAGCGGATTCGATTAACTGGAATGGAATTTAGCTTGCTAGAGCTGTTAGTCAGCCGTTCGGGGGAAGCCTTTTCGCGATCGGAAATCTTGCAGGAAGTTTGGGGCTATACGCCCGAACGACATGTAGACACTCGCGTAGTTGACGTGCATATCTCGCGACTGCGGGCGAAGCTAGAAGACGACCCTAGTAACCCAGAATTAATCCTTACCGCTAGAGGTACGGGTTATCTATTCCAACGGATTATCGAACCAGGAGAGGAGTGA
- the radA gene encoding DNA repair protein RadA yields the protein MPKPRTYFVCNECGAESPQWFGKCPACGTYNSLEEQITSTTLGTLPTRGVSWQQTPQSNGKSIAKAAKPRASLTFDQISDRQVSRWCSGYDELDRVLGGGIVPGSMVLIGGDPGIGKSTLLLQVSNQLAQNYRILYVCGEESGQQVKLRASRLGVSKFQNSIEESDPQLQNQAPNGHLVNNGSARADLYVLPETDLEEILREVDSLKPNVAVIDSIQTVYFPALTSAPGSVAQVRECTSALMQVAKREDITMLIVGHVTKEGAIAGPKVLEHLVDTVLYFEGDRFASHRLLRTVKNRFGATHEIGIFEMIDRGLREVANPSELFLGSRDDPSPGTAIVVACEGTRPIVVELQALVSPTSYASPRRSTTGIDYSRLLQILAVLEKRVGIPLSKLDAYVASAGGLSVEEPAVDLGVAIAVVASFRDRIVDQRTVLIGEVGLGGQVRPVSQMELRLKEAAKLGFKRAIVPKGQPYPDVDLEIIPVAKVLDAIIAAIPPQSFPDLDLEEE from the coding sequence ATGCCCAAACCCCGTACCTATTTCGTTTGCAATGAATGTGGCGCAGAGTCGCCTCAGTGGTTTGGTAAGTGTCCTGCCTGCGGGACTTACAATTCCTTAGAAGAACAAATTACGAGTACAACTCTCGGGACGCTACCAACTCGTGGGGTTAGCTGGCAGCAAACGCCGCAAAGCAATGGTAAATCGATCGCTAAAGCCGCAAAACCCCGCGCTTCTCTAACTTTCGATCAAATTAGCGATCGCCAAGTGAGCCGCTGGTGTTCTGGCTATGACGAACTCGACCGAGTACTCGGTGGTGGTATTGTACCAGGTTCTATGGTTTTGATCGGCGGCGATCCGGGGATTGGCAAATCGACTTTGTTACTACAGGTTTCTAACCAACTCGCCCAAAACTATCGCATTCTCTACGTTTGCGGTGAAGAGTCGGGACAGCAAGTGAAGTTACGCGCTTCTCGTTTGGGTGTATCTAAATTTCAAAACTCTATAGAGGAATCAGATCCCCAGCTTCAAAACCAAGCGCCTAACGGTCATTTAGTTAACAATGGTAGTGCAAGAGCCGATTTATACGTTTTGCCAGAAACGGATCTCGAAGAAATACTGAGGGAAGTCGATTCGCTTAAACCCAATGTAGCTGTAATCGACAGTATCCAAACCGTCTATTTTCCCGCCTTGACTTCCGCCCCTGGTTCGGTGGCGCAGGTGCGAGAATGTACCTCAGCCCTGATGCAAGTGGCAAAACGGGAAGATATTACGATGTTAATTGTGGGACACGTTACCAAAGAAGGTGCGATCGCGGGTCCCAAAGTTTTAGAACATTTGGTAGATACAGTACTTTATTTTGAAGGCGATCGCTTCGCCTCCCATCGGTTGTTACGCACAGTCAAGAATCGCTTTGGCGCTACTCATGAAATTGGCATCTTTGAAATGATCGATCGCGGGTTGCGGGAAGTCGCCAACCCCTCAGAATTATTTCTCGGTAGCCGCGACGATCCTTCACCAGGGACGGCAATTGTAGTTGCTTGCGAAGGCACGCGCCCGATTGTGGTAGAGTTACAAGCCTTGGTCAGTCCCACCAGCTATGCTTCACCCCGTCGTTCTACCACGGGGATAGACTACAGCCGTTTACTGCAAATTTTGGCAGTGTTAGAAAAACGAGTTGGCATTCCTTTGTCTAAACTGGATGCCTATGTCGCCTCTGCTGGTGGCTTAAGCGTGGAAGAACCAGCCGTAGATCTGGGAGTCGCGATCGCCGTAGTCGCTTCTTTTCGCGATCGCATTGTCGATCAGCGCACTGTCTTAATTGGGGAAGTCGGATTAGGCGGACAAGTACGCCCCGTCTCTCAAATGGAACTGCGTCTGAAAGAAGCTGCTAAACTAGGATTTAAGCGAGCAATTGTACCCAAAGGGCAACCCTATCCTGACGTAGATTTGGAAATTATTCCTGTCGCCAAGGTACTCGATGCGATTATCGCTGCAATTCCGCCGCAATCGTTCCCAGATTTAGACTTAGAAGAGGAATAG
- a CDS encoding DUF7219 family protein, with protein MVNSSDFLHPHSRYYGKVQPENLVFNANLQEFAQHVSYICNLETAGKIPPDEAYKKIRDLWKQLKRSKKELGIGENPFQNDDEQKDS; from the coding sequence ATGGTAAATAGTTCTGACTTTCTGCATCCTCACAGCCGTTACTATGGCAAAGTACAGCCTGAAAATCTAGTCTTTAACGCCAATCTCCAAGAATTTGCCCAGCATGTCAGTTACATCTGTAACTTAGAAACGGCTGGCAAAATTCCCCCAGATGAAGCATACAAAAAAATTCGCGACCTGTGGAAACAACTCAAACGCTCGAAAAAAGAGTTAGGAATTGGTGAAAACCCATTTCAAAATGACGACGAGCAAAAAGATAGCTAA